The Desulfobulbaceae bacterium DB1 genome contains a region encoding:
- a CDS encoding cytochrome c nitrite reductase small subunit, translating to MNKKKRKGIGMFGPAVLGVIILVAIFVALGPPGLLAKSETPAFCAGCHVMQDQYDAWSHAGAHRREMCVDCHLPNQNKAVHYVWKSIDGMKDVLAFYSGRVPERIVVSSHGQEVLQSNCIRCHESAVAHIDHERLCWKCHRRVAHRGSGQIQTL from the coding sequence ATGAATAAAAAGAAGAGGAAGGGGATCGGCATGTTCGGTCCGGCCGTCCTCGGAGTCATCATTCTTGTTGCAATTTTCGTGGCGCTGGGGCCGCCCGGGCTGCTGGCAAAATCGGAAACTCCCGCCTTCTGCGCCGGGTGCCATGTGATGCAAGACCAGTATGACGCATGGTCCCATGCCGGAGCCCATCGTCGCGAGATGTGCGTCGACTGCCATCTGCCGAACCAAAACAAGGCCGTCCATTATGTCTGGAAGAGTATCGACGGAATGAAGGATGTCCTGGCCTTTTATTCCGGCCGGGTACCGGAGCGGATCGTCGTCAGCAGCCACGGCCAGGAGGTGTTGCAAAGCAATTGCATCCGCTGCCATGAAAGCGCCGTTGCCCACATCGACCACGAACGTCTTTGCTGGAAATGCCATCGCCGGGTTGCCCATCGCGGAAGCGGTCAGATTCAAACACTGTGA